Proteins co-encoded in one Rhopalosiphum maidis isolate BTI-1 chromosome 2, ASM367621v3, whole genome shotgun sequence genomic window:
- the LOC113553151 gene encoding LOW QUALITY PROTEIN: uncharacterized protein LOC113553151 (The sequence of the model RefSeq protein was modified relative to this genomic sequence to represent the inferred CDS: inserted 2 bases in 1 codon) gives MTNTTTAAATVVEMIKAGVFGPDGQFVSFALDGQHNGQNQFASSILYGTVTVGDRDCHQKSHRLVFKFKHTVPEVKEFLKNDQQFHNEILFYEQIIPFLLDCCLQKDGGEDATPMLCHYYYGRNDYGDLTNRDIIVLENETIRGYRTAVTDHRLCLDFDHLVVAIRVLAKFHSLSYKAKHVNRDKFTDLVAKVKDTQWNDDGQWLVIDKGLGGLLSVAVDKIIEQSXGDDGRARQFQTELLADASDTLRRVMEPVEPLSVLCHGDFNRNNLMFKYDDDGRPVDALAYDMATVRYGSPAIDLSFFLYMNTDRQTRDDHWDALLDAYCETLAAVAGDVPVPDRGRLDVEMREHAFYGLAHASFFLRIMLEEQKPIAPLEFINMTFDQVKDLLLSFGGERATDWVADIVQHYLDTLFAET, from the exons ATGACTAATACGACAACAGCAGCGGCAACGGTCGTTGAAATGATCAAAGCCGGAGTGTTTGGACCAGACGGTCAGTTCGTGTCGTTCGCGTTGGATGGCCAGCACAACGGGCAGAATCAGTTCGCGTCGTCCATACTGTATGGGACGGTTACGGTAGGCGATCGCGACTGTCACCAGAAAAGCCATCGACTCGTGTTCAAGTTCAAGCACACTGTGCCTGAGGTGAAAGAGTTTCTCAAAAACGACCAGCAGTTTCACAACGAAATCCTGTTCTACGAACAGATCATACCATTCTTATTGGATTGCTGCTTGCAGAAGGACGGCGGTGAGGACGCGACTCCGATGCTCTGTCATTACTATTACGGGCGCAACGATTACGGTGACTTGACGAACCGGGACATTATTGTCTTGGAAAACGAAACCATACGTGGATATCGGACCGCAGTGACCGACCATCGGTTGTGTTTGGATTTCGATCACCTAGTCGTTGCGATCAGAGTTCTAGCAAA GTTCCACAGTTTGTCGTACAAAGCCAAGCACGTAAATCGTGACAAGTTCACGGATCTGGTGGCCAAAGTGAAGGATACTCAGTGGAATGACGACGGGCAGTGGCTTGTAATAGACAAAGGACTTGGAGGGTTACTTTCTGTGGCTGTTGACAAGATAATAGAGCAGTC CGGAGACGATGGACGTGCGCGCCAGTTTCAGACGGAACTGTTGGCCGACGCGTCAGACACGTTGAGACGTGTGATGGAACCTGTCGAACCGCTGTCCGTCCTGTGTCACGGCGATTTCAACCGTAACAACCTGATGTTTAAGTACGACGACGATGGCCGGCCGGTGGACGCGCTGGCGTACGACATGGCCACCGTACGGTATGGATCGCCGGCGATCGACTTGTCCTTTTTCTTGTACATGAACACGGACCGTCAGACTCGGGACGATCACTGGGACGCACTGTTGGACGCGTATTGCGAGACGTTGGCCGCTGTCGCCGGTGACGTCCCTGTTCCGGACCGCGGCCGACTGGATGTCGAAATGCGCGAGCACGCGTTCTATGGGTTGGCGCACGCGTCGTTTTTCCTGCGGATCATGTTGGAAGAACAGAAACCGATCGCACCACTGGAATTCATCAATATGACCTTCGATCAGGTAAAGGATCTCTTGTTGTCGTTTGGTGGTGAACGGGCTACCGATTGGGTGGCCGACATCGTCCAACACTATTTGGACACGTTGTTCGCCGAAACGTGA
- the LOC113551173 gene encoding LOW QUALITY PROTEIN: uncharacterized protein LOC113551173 (The sequence of the model RefSeq protein was modified relative to this genomic sequence to represent the inferred CDS: inserted 1 base in 1 codon) — MLHVSILITHRRESKTMATTASVSAVAKMIEAGAFGPDGRFVSFALDEQNAKNAHFASMILYGTVMIDRDGRRQNHQLVFKLKHSSPDLRAFFKNDLQFHNEKLFYERIAPFLLMCCPSNNDDTHATTPPICRYFYGRNDCGELWHRDVVXLGNETVYGYQLAVTNHRLCLDFDHLVVAIRVLAKFHSLSYKAKHVNRDKFTDLVAKVKDTQWNDDGQWLVIDKGLGGLLSVAVDKIIERRGDDGRARQFQTELLADASDTLRRVMEPVEPLSVLCHGDFNRNNLMFKYDDDGRPVDALAYDMATVRYGSPAIDLSFFLYMNTDRQTRDDHWDALLDAYCETLAAVAGDVPVPDRGRLDVEMREHAFYGLAHASFFLRIMLEEQKPIAPLEFINMTFDQVKDLLLSFGGERATDWVADIVQHYLDTLFAET, encoded by the exons ATGTTACATGTGTCTATTTTAATAACCCACCGACGAGAGTCGAAAACGATGGCGACGACGGCGAGTGTGTCTGCGGTAGCAAAAATGATCGAAGCTGGAGCGTTCGGACCGGACGGTCGTTTCGTTTCGTTCGCACTCGACGAACAGAACGCCAAAAATGCTCATTTCGCATCGATGATACTGTATGGGACTGTCATGATTGACCGCGATGGCCGCCGCCAAAACCATCAGCTCGTGTTCAAGCTCAAGCATTCATCTCCCGATTTGCGGGCGTTTTTCAAGAACGATCTACAGTTCCACAACGAGAAATTATTCTATGAACGGATCGCACCGTTCCTGTTGATGTGCTGCCCGTCAAATAACGACGACACGCATGCAACAACTCCGCCGATTTGTCGTTACTTTTACGGGCGTAACGATTGTGGTGAATTATGGCACCGGGACGTGG GTCTTGGAAACGAGACCGTTTACGGATACCAGTTAGCAGTCACCAATCATCGGTTGTGTTTGGATTTCGATCACCTGGTCGTTGCGATCAGAGTTCTAGCAAA GTTCCACAGTTTGTCGTACAAAGCCAAGCACGTAAATCGTGACAAGTTCACGGATCTGGTGGCCAAAGTGAAGGATACTCAGTGGAATGACGACGGGCAGTGGCTTGTAATAGACAAAGGACTTGGAGGGTTACTTTCTGTGGCTGTTGACAAGATAATAGAGCGTCGCGGAGACGATGGACGTGCGCGCCAGTTTCAGACGGAACTGTTGGCCGACGCGTCAGACACGTTGAGACGTGTGATGGAACCTGTCGAACCGCTGTCCGTCCTGTGTCACGGCGATTTCAACCGTAACAACCTGATGTTTAAGTACGACGACGATGGCCGGCCGGTGGACGCGCTGGCGTACGACATGGCCACCGTACGGTATGGGTCGCCGGCGATCGACTTGTCCTTTTTCTTGTACATGAACACGGACCGTCAGACTCGGGACGATCACTGGGACGCACTGTTGGACGCGTATTGCGAGACGTTGGCCGCTGTCGCCGGTGACGTCCCTGTTCCGGACCGCGGCCGACTGGATGTCGAAATGCGCGAGCACGCGTTCTATGGGTTGGCGCACGCGTCGTTTTTCCTGCGGATCATGTTGGAAGAACAGAAACCGATCGCACCACTGGAATTCATCAATATGACCTTCGATCAGGTAAAGGATCTCTTGTTGTCGTTTGGTGGTGAACGGGCTACCGATTGGGTGGCCGACATCGTCCAACACTATTTGGACACGTTGTTCGCCGAAACGTGA